The following are encoded together in the Montipora capricornis isolate CH-2021 chromosome 5, ASM3666992v2, whole genome shotgun sequence genome:
- the LOC138048912 gene encoding uncharacterized protein, producing MVLCVIPGCGSRTGRDKGVGFYRIPTVVTNKGEFEEKLTKERRKEWIKAISRGDTEEKQVLESERVCGKHFVSGKAAPYWNRYHEDWIPTLNLGKKKYGPEVDFKTNAQRSERAKKREQLAIARQEREVAEKRQKLNESSLPVSEIDFGEPSTSTEEIQNEETLRSGAETFSVTQTEELCEGEEIASEVGVKDAECQTINTDTKEGWCQTAEFEYMFQKNKYQAPGKDFFDSDDKVRFYTGLPSMEVLMVVFDHVSPHVTRQTQSLDRFQEFMIVLMKLRLNAPLQDLAYRFSVSVSTISRVFHLWIQVMDSRLFRFVYWPNRDQLWKTMPQCFQYAFGKKTTVIIDCFEVFIEKPSNLLARAQTFSSYKNHNTIKVLVGITPQGTISYVSEAWGGRVSDKFLTENCGFLENLIPGDMVMADRGFTITESVGLRQAKLVIPAFTRGKAQLDPVDVEETSGIANVRIHVERVIGLLRRKYTILEGTLPTDFLICNHENYDRRIPLVDHMIRVCAALVNFCPPIVLFD from the coding sequence ATGGTTCTCTGCGTTATTCCTGGCTGTGGGAGTAGAACTGGTCGAGATAAAGGAGTAGGATTTTATCGTATACCAACAGTGGTTACTAATAAAGGAGAGTTTGAGGAAAAGCTAACTAAAGAGCGGAGAAAAGAGTGGATCAAAGCGATTAGTCGCGGCGATACGGAGGAAAAGCAAGTTCTTGAAAGCGAACGTGTGTGTGGCAAACATTTTGTCAGTGGAAAGGCAGCTCCTTATTGGAATAGATACCATGAGGATTGGATACCGACTTTAAATCTCGGAAAGAAGAAATATGGCCCTGAAGTCGATTTTAAAACCAATGCACAGAGAAGCGAGAGAGCAAAGAAGCGAGAACAGCTTGCAATCGCTCGCCAAGAACGTGAAGTGGCAGAGAAGCGGCAAAAGCTTAATGAAAGCAGCCTTCCTGTTTCTGAGATTGACTTTGGCGAGCCAAGCACTTCGACTGAAGAAATTCAAAACGAAGAGACCCTAAGATCTGGCGCTGAAACATTTTCTGTGACTCAAACCGAAGAGCTTTGCGAAGGTGAAGAAATCGCATCGGAAGTAGGTGTAAAGGACGCCGAATGCCAAACGATTAACACTGACACAAAGGAGGGATGGTGTCAGACCGCGGAGTTTGAATATATGTTTCAGAAAAACAAGTACCAAGCACCGGGTAAAGATTTCTTTGATTCGGATGATAAAGTCCGTTTTTACACAGGCCTCCCTTCAATGGAAGTGCTGATGGTTGTCTTCGACCATGTTTCCCCACATGTAACTCGACAAACACAGTCTCTGGATCGATTTCAGGAGTTTATGATTGTACTCATGAAACTACGGTTAAATGCACCGCTACAAGATCTTGCCTACCGATTTTCTGTGTCGGTGTCCACCATTTCAAGAGTATTTCACCTTTGGATTCAGGTGATGGATTCGAGATTATTTCGGTTTGTTTACTGGCCAAACAGAGACCAACTTTGGAAGACCATGCCCCAGTGCTTTCAGTATGCATTCGGGAAGAAAACCACTGTGATAATTGACTGCTTCGAAGTATTCATTGAAAAACCATCTAATTTGCTGGCCAGAGCACAGACTTTCTCAAGCTACAAAAATCACAATACCATCAAGGTCCTAGTAGGGATAACTCCACAGGGAACTATTTCTTATGTTTCAGAAGCCTGGGGAGGTCGTGTCTCAGATAAGTTTTTAACTGAGAACTGCGGTTTTCTGGAAAATCTTATCCCAGGGGATATGGTTATGGCAGATAGAGGATTCACCATCACCGAATCTGTTGGATTGAGGCAAGCAAAGCTTGTAATCCCAGCTTTCACAAGGGGAAAGGCTCAGCTAGACCCAGTGGATGTGGAGGAGACAAGTGGCATAGCCAATGTTAGAATCCATGTGGAACGTGTTATTGGGCTACTTAGACGAAAGTATACCATTTTGGAAGGAACTCTGCCAACTGACTTTCTGATTTGTAATCATGAAAACTATGACCGTCGCATTCCATTGGTGGATCACATGATAAGAGTTTGTGCTGCTCTTGTTAACTTTTGTCCTCCAATTGTCCTATTTGATTGA
- the LOC138050057 gene encoding uncharacterized protein, with protein MDKRILSLKEKQKTREYKTRRIEKKENCLKKTKQLENREGQQYSSGMGFDGDHAAQVIPAPPAASKIETVSLSKDYHQIIFDLETSGRGNDAEILQIAATDGKDELSIHVKPCHVISPEASAVNKLTFQRGMLFYDGKPITDAVAIDVALKNSIEWLKSRMP; from the exons atggacAAGAGAATTCTAAgtttgaaagagaaacagaaaacaagagaGTACAAGACAAGAAGAATTGAGAAGAAAGAGAATTGtttgaaaaagacaaaacagctTGAGAACAGAGAGGGACAACAGTATAGTTCTGGAATGGGCTTCGATGGAGACCATGCCGCTCAGGTAATTCCAGCACCACCTGCAGCCTCAAAGATTGAGACAGTATCATTGTCCAAAGACTACCATCAAATCATATTTGATTTGGAAACATCTGGAAGGG GTAATGATGCTGAAATCCTACAAATTGCTGCAACAGATGGTAAAGATGAGTTATCTATTCATGTTAAGCCTTGTCATGTAATATCACCAGAAGCATCTGCTGTTAACAAACTCACCTTCCAAAGAGGAATGCTGTTTTATGATGGGAAGCCGATCACTGATGCCGTTGCAATTGACGTAGCCCTGAAGAACTCCATTGAGTGGCTCAAATCAAGAATGCCTTGA